From a single Alkalihalophilus pseudofirmus genomic region:
- a CDS encoding FxsA family protein produces the protein MFRILLLLIIIVPALEIAVLILSGNTIGVWPTIALIILTGVLGAWLAKKEGLQAIRVAQLQASQGQLPSSVMLDGICILVGGVVLLTPGFITDAIGFFLLIPATRGIAKGFLLSIFNKMIKNGNFIIMSRR, from the coding sequence ATGTTTAGAATCCTCTTATTACTAATTATTATCGTTCCTGCCCTAGAAATTGCCGTTCTTATTCTATCTGGCAATACGATCGGTGTGTGGCCTACCATTGCTCTTATCATTTTAACAGGAGTACTCGGGGCATGGCTTGCCAAAAAAGAAGGGCTTCAAGCGATTCGAGTAGCTCAGCTTCAAGCGAGTCAAGGTCAGCTGCCTAGCAGTGTAATGCTTGATGGTATTTGTATTTTAGTTGGGGGAGTTGTTCTCTTAACCCCGGGATTTATTACAGATGCGATAGGTTTCTTTCTGCTAATCCCAGCAACTCGCGGGATTGCAAAAGGCTTCCTGCTCTCGATCTTTAATAAAATGATTAAAAATGGCAATTTTATAATTATGTCTAGACGATAA
- the pyk gene encoding pyruvate kinase: MRKTKIVCTIGPASEQIDTLVELIEAGMNVARLNFSHGDFEEHGARIENIREASKRTGKTVAILLDTKGPEIRTQTLEGGVAELKAGQSLVVSMEEVVGNAEKISITYPGLVQDVHPGSKILLDDGLIGLEVVEVREKEIETKVLNSGTLKNKKGVNVPNVSVKLPGITEKDTADIKFGIEQGVDFIAASFVRRASDVLEIRELLEQNQATDIQIIPKIENQEGVDNIDEILEVSDGLMVARGDLGVEIPAEEVPLVQKELIKKCNAVAKPVITATQMLDSMQRNPRPTRAEASDVANAIFDGTDAIMLSGETAAGDYPVEAVQTMNNIAARTEQALNYQAILSKHTKETRPSITSAISQSVAHAAFNLNASAILTATESGYTARVVAKYRPESPIIAVTSNERVMRTLSLVWGVFPLMGQTAQTTDEMLDTTVNTAVQAGQIGQGDLVVITAGVPVGETGTTNLMKVHVIGEVVAKGQGIGRRSASGKVVVAQNAQEANEKVKEGSILVTYSTDKDMIPAFEKAAAVITEEGGLTSHAAVVGLSLSTPVIVGVVNALDLFKDGEEITVDGARGDIYRGHASVL; the protein is encoded by the coding sequence ATGCGTAAAACGAAAATTGTATGTACGATTGGTCCAGCGAGTGAGCAGATTGATACGTTGGTTGAATTAATAGAAGCTGGAATGAACGTTGCAAGATTAAACTTTTCTCACGGTGATTTTGAAGAACACGGTGCGAGAATTGAAAACATCCGTGAAGCGAGTAAGCGCACAGGCAAAACAGTAGCGATCTTACTTGATACGAAAGGTCCTGAAATTCGCACACAGACACTAGAAGGCGGCGTTGCTGAATTAAAAGCAGGTCAAAGCCTTGTTGTCTCAATGGAAGAAGTAGTAGGCAATGCAGAGAAGATTTCGATTACATACCCTGGACTTGTTCAAGATGTGCATCCGGGTTCAAAAATCTTGCTTGATGACGGCCTGATTGGATTAGAGGTTGTAGAAGTTAGAGAGAAAGAAATTGAAACAAAAGTTTTAAATAGCGGTACTCTTAAAAACAAAAAAGGTGTTAACGTCCCTAATGTAAGTGTGAAGCTTCCTGGTATCACTGAAAAAGATACGGCTGATATTAAATTTGGTATTGAACAAGGGGTAGACTTTATCGCCGCTTCATTTGTACGCCGTGCATCGGATGTGCTTGAGATTCGTGAACTTCTTGAGCAGAATCAAGCAACTGACATCCAGATTATCCCTAAGATTGAAAACCAAGAAGGTGTCGACAATATTGATGAAATCCTTGAAGTGTCTGATGGATTAATGGTTGCTCGCGGAGATTTAGGTGTGGAAATCCCAGCAGAAGAAGTTCCGCTTGTACAAAAAGAATTAATTAAAAAATGTAATGCAGTAGCAAAACCTGTTATTACAGCTACACAAATGCTTGATTCTATGCAGCGCAATCCTCGTCCGACTCGTGCTGAGGCGAGTGATGTCGCAAATGCTATTTTTGATGGTACAGATGCGATTATGCTTTCAGGGGAAACAGCAGCAGGTGATTATCCTGTAGAAGCTGTGCAGACAATGAACAACATTGCTGCTCGTACAGAACAAGCACTAAACTATCAAGCGATTCTTTCTAAGCATACAAAGGAAACGCGTCCTTCGATTACAAGTGCAATCAGCCAGTCTGTAGCTCATGCTGCATTTAATTTGAATGCATCAGCTATACTAACAGCTACAGAGAGTGGTTACACAGCTCGTGTCGTAGCTAAATACCGTCCAGAGTCTCCAATCATTGCGGTGACAAGCAATGAGCGTGTTATGCGCACATTAAGCCTTGTATGGGGTGTATTCCCGCTAATGGGTCAAACAGCTCAAACAACAGATGAAATGCTCGATACAACGGTAAATACGGCCGTACAAGCGGGTCAAATTGGTCAAGGAGATCTTGTCGTTATTACGGCGGGTGTTCCTGTAGGCGAAACTGGTACGACGAACTTGATGAAAGTACATGTAATTGGAGAAGTTGTGGCTAAAGGTCAAGGGATTGGCCGTCGTTCAGCTTCAGGTAAAGTAGTCGTAGCTCAAAATGCGCAAGAAGCTAATGAAAAGGTAAAAGAAGGTTCTATTCTTGTCACGTACAGCACAGATAAAGACATGATCCCGGCCTTTGAAAAGGCAGCAGCTGTTATTACAGAAGAAGGCGGTCTAACGTCTCACGCTGCAGTAGTCGGTTTAAGTCTAAGCACACCTGTGATTGTTGGTGTGGTTAATGCACTTGATCTATTCAAAGATGGTGAAGAGATTACAGTAGACGGCGCACGCGGTGACATTTACAGAGGACATGCAAGTGTATTATAA
- the pfkA gene encoding 6-phosphofructokinase, producing the protein MKRIGVLTSGGDSPGMNAAIRAVVRKAIYHDLEVYGISYGYAGLIAGDIRKMELGSVGDIIHRGGTMLYTARCEEFKTLEGQKKGIEQLKKFGIEGLVVIGGDGSYRGAQKLTEHGFPTIGVPGTIDNDIPGTDYTIGFDTALNTVIDAIDKIRDTATSHERTYVIEVMGRHAGDLALWSGLADGAETIVIPEADYDMNQIISRLERGQERGKKHSIIIVAEGAGSGMDFGKRISDATKMETRVTVLGHIQRGGSPTGADRVLASRLGAKAVDLLLEGEAGRTVGIQNNKLVHHDINEVLAQPHSVDLDMYKLSQELSI; encoded by the coding sequence ATGAAACGAATTGGAGTATTAACAAGTGGTGGAGATTCACCGGGTATGAATGCCGCGATCCGTGCGGTGGTCCGTAAAGCAATCTATCATGATTTAGAAGTGTATGGAATCTCTTACGGGTATGCAGGACTAATTGCTGGTGATATTCGTAAAATGGAGCTTGGTTCAGTAGGTGATATTATTCATCGCGGCGGAACAATGCTCTACACTGCACGCTGTGAAGAGTTTAAAACTCTGGAAGGACAGAAAAAAGGAATTGAACAACTTAAGAAATTTGGGATTGAAGGGCTTGTAGTAATCGGCGGCGACGGATCTTACCGTGGTGCTCAAAAACTGACAGAACATGGCTTCCCAACGATTGGTGTTCCTGGTACGATTGATAATGATATCCCTGGTACCGACTATACAATCGGATTTGATACTGCGCTGAATACAGTTATTGATGCCATTGATAAAATTCGTGATACGGCGACTTCGCATGAGCGTACCTATGTCATTGAAGTAATGGGCCGTCATGCTGGAGACCTTGCTTTATGGTCAGGGCTTGCTGATGGAGCAGAAACGATTGTTATTCCAGAAGCAGATTATGATATGAATCAAATCATCAGTCGTCTAGAACGTGGACAAGAGCGCGGCAAGAAGCACAGTATCATTATCGTTGCAGAGGGTGCAGGCAGCGGTATGGACTTTGGTAAACGTATTAGTGATGCTACAAAGATGGAAACACGTGTAACCGTTCTTGGTCATATTCAGCGAGGCGGATCTCCAACAGGGGCAGATCGTGTGCTTGCTAGCCGCTTAGGAGCGAAAGCTGTCGATCTTCTGCTTGAGGGAGAAGCTGGTCGTACGGTAGGAATTCAAAATAATAAGTTAGTGCATCATGACATCAATGAAGTCCTAGCACAGCCACACTCCGTCGATCTTGACATGTACAAGCTTTCACAAGAACTTTCCATTTAA
- the accA gene encoding acetyl-CoA carboxylase carboxyl transferase subunit alpha: MASELGFEKPIVELRDKITELKAFTSEKEIDLSDEIEKLEKRLQQLEKDIYGNLQPWERVQIARHSDRPTTLDYIEHLFTDFLEMHGDRLYGDDAAIVGGIAKYHGKPVTVIGHQRGKDTKENIRRNFGMPHPEGYRKALRLMKQAEKFNRPIVCFIDTKGAYPGMAAEERGQSEAIARNLLEMAGLTVPVICIVIGEGGSGGALALGVGDRIFMLENSTYSVISPEGAAALLWKDASLAQKAAETMKITAPDLKELGIIDGIIREAKGGAHRDVKSQAEAMDQLLHESLEDLEKLSKDELVNTRYQKYKKIGQFTFVNDTIGVE, from the coding sequence ATGGCAAGTGAACTAGGTTTTGAAAAGCCGATTGTTGAATTAAGAGACAAGATTACAGAACTTAAAGCGTTTACAAGTGAAAAAGAAATTGATTTAAGTGATGAAATCGAGAAGCTTGAGAAAAGACTTCAACAATTAGAAAAAGATATTTACGGCAATCTCCAGCCATGGGAACGTGTTCAAATAGCAAGGCATAGCGACCGTCCAACTACCCTTGATTACATTGAGCATTTATTTACAGATTTCCTTGAAATGCATGGGGACCGCTTATATGGAGATGATGCTGCTATTGTCGGCGGTATTGCAAAGTATCACGGGAAGCCAGTTACAGTCATTGGACACCAAAGAGGAAAAGATACGAAAGAAAATATTCGCCGAAATTTCGGAATGCCTCATCCTGAAGGCTACCGCAAAGCGCTTCGTTTGATGAAACAAGCAGAAAAGTTTAATCGTCCAATTGTGTGCTTTATTGATACAAAAGGTGCATACCCTGGTATGGCAGCAGAGGAAAGAGGCCAAAGTGAAGCGATTGCAAGAAACTTGCTTGAAATGGCTGGTTTGACTGTGCCTGTGATTTGCATTGTCATCGGTGAAGGCGGAAGCGGCGGAGCATTGGCACTTGGAGTAGGAGATCGTATTTTCATGCTCGAGAATTCTACTTACTCTGTTATTTCACCAGAAGGAGCAGCGGCGCTTCTATGGAAAGATGCGTCTCTCGCCCAAAAAGCTGCTGAAACGATGAAGATTACAGCACCTGATCTTAAAGAATTAGGAATCATCGATGGAATTATCCGTGAAGCAAAAGGCGGGGCTCACCGAGATGTGAAAAGCCAAGCAGAAGCAATGGATCAACTGCTGCATGAATCACTAGAAGATTTGGAAAAATTATCAAAAGATGAGCTGGTGAATACACGTTATCAAAAATACAAAAAAATCGGACAATTTACGTTTGTAAACGATACCATTGGCGTAGAATAA
- the accD gene encoding acetyl-CoA carboxylase, carboxyltransferase subunit beta, translated as MLKDLFTKKKRYATIPSERAKQEVPEGLMTKCPSCRTIMYTKELKKNLNVCASCGHHHRMSAYERMESLFDEGSFVEYDKGMIGKNPLDFPTYEEKLEADRVKTNLNEAVVTGEGDINGFPAVIAVMDARFRMGSMGSVVGEKITRAIEAAIEKDYPFLLFSASGGARMQEGVLSLMQMAKTSAALQKLHRNGGLFISIMTHPTTGGVSASFASLGDYNFAEPGALIGFAGRRIIEQTIRQELPDDFQTAEFLLKHGQLDRVVSRKEMKKVLTTILDIHQHA; from the coding sequence ATGCTTAAGGATTTATTCACTAAAAAGAAACGATATGCAACGATTCCGTCAGAGCGTGCAAAGCAAGAAGTACCAGAAGGCTTAATGACGAAATGTCCGTCATGTCGTACCATCATGTATACAAAAGAGTTAAAGAAAAATCTAAATGTATGTGCTTCATGCGGTCATCATCATCGTATGAGTGCTTATGAGAGAATGGAAAGCTTGTTTGATGAAGGCAGCTTTGTTGAATACGACAAAGGTATGATTGGGAAGAATCCGCTTGATTTCCCAACGTATGAAGAAAAACTTGAAGCGGACCGAGTAAAAACAAACCTAAACGAAGCCGTGGTCACTGGCGAGGGAGACATTAATGGGTTTCCTGCAGTCATTGCAGTAATGGATGCACGTTTTCGTATGGGAAGCATGGGTTCTGTCGTTGGTGAGAAGATCACAAGGGCGATCGAAGCGGCTATTGAAAAAGACTATCCTTTCTTATTGTTCTCAGCCTCAGGTGGAGCTCGTATGCAAGAAGGTGTACTTAGCTTAATGCAAATGGCTAAAACAAGCGCTGCCCTTCAAAAGCTACATCGTAATGGCGGTTTGTTTATTTCAATTATGACGCACCCAACTACTGGAGGGGTATCGGCGAGTTTTGCTTCTCTTGGTGATTATAATTTTGCTGAACCAGGTGCGTTAATTGGGTTTGCCGGCAGAAGAATTATTGAACAAACGATTCGCCAGGAGCTTCCAGATGATTTCCAAACTGCTGAATTCCTATTAAAACATGGACAGCTTGATCGTGTTGTGTCTCGTAAAGAAATGAAAAAAGTCCTTACGACTATATTAGATATTCATCAACATGCATAA
- a CDS encoding FadR/GntR family transcriptional regulator: MSLHQPKIYIEIINKINEIMEEDNLKQGDRLPSERELSDRLNVGRSSVREALRALELLDLIETRRGEGTFLKPANSHRLVNIILSFLLKEESAKQDLTETRRIVELEATRLAFGRMTPETLLKLRSLIDQSREEWEHGDFPVDEDYLFHKTIVEACGNRLLLNIWVSLVEYNKVAIRESLKREGRPEASICEHEAIYQALVDQRLEDALDALRNHLENSRF, encoded by the coding sequence ATGTCACTCCATCAGCCAAAAATCTACATTGAGATTATTAATAAAATCAATGAGATTATGGAAGAGGATAATTTAAAACAAGGTGATCGTCTCCCCTCAGAGCGCGAGTTGAGCGACCGGCTTAATGTCGGTCGCTCCTCTGTGCGTGAGGCTCTTCGGGCATTAGAATTATTAGATTTGATCGAAACCAGAAGAGGAGAGGGGACATTTTTAAAGCCAGCAAATAGTCACCGCCTTGTGAACATCATTCTTTCATTTTTATTAAAAGAGGAAAGTGCTAAGCAGGATTTAACTGAAACTAGGCGAATTGTAGAACTAGAAGCGACACGTTTAGCATTTGGAAGAATGACTCCTGAGACGCTTCTCAAACTCAGGTCTTTAATTGATCAGTCTAGGGAAGAATGGGAGCATGGTGATTTCCCGGTTGATGAAGATTATTTGTTTCATAAAACAATTGTAGAAGCTTGCGGGAACAGGCTGCTGCTTAACATCTGGGTTTCTTTGGTTGAGTATAACAAAGTAGCAATCAGAGAATCTCTCAAACGAGAAGGACGTCCTGAGGCTTCCATTTGTGAACATGAAGCCATTTATCAAGCGTTAGTTGACCAGAGGTTAGAAGATGCACTCGATGCGTTGCGCAATCACCTGGAAAATAGTCGTTTTTAA
- a CDS encoding NAD(P)-dependent malic enzyme: protein MPTTREEALHMHRANQGKLESKSKVPVKNARDLSLAYSPGVAEPCKEIFEDVESVYEYTMKGNMVAVVSNGTAVLGLGNIGPEASLPVMEGKAVLFKSFAGVDAFPICLRSTDVDTIVETVKLMEPTFGGVNLEDIAAPSCFEIEERLKKEANIPVFHDDQHGTAIVTLAGLINALKITGKKMSEIKVVANGAGSAGIAIIKLMQRMGVRDIIMCDSKGAIFDGRSHGMNDVKAEVAKFTNRDRLEGSLSDVIKGADVFIGVSVAGALTEEMIQTMNADPVIFAMANPVPEIMPENAKAAGAKVIGTGRSDFPNQVNNVLAFPGIFRGALDVRATHINEEMKVAAVYAIADLVAEADLSSDYVIPAPFDPRVAPAVAAAVAKTAMETGVARLKVDPEQVAEKTRQLAVIGQD from the coding sequence GTGCCAACAACAAGAGAGGAAGCGCTGCATATGCATCGCGCTAACCAAGGGAAATTAGAATCAAAATCAAAGGTGCCTGTAAAAAATGCTCGGGATCTAAGCCTTGCTTACTCACCAGGTGTTGCAGAGCCTTGCAAAGAGATTTTTGAAGATGTTGAATCCGTTTATGAATATACAATGAAAGGTAATATGGTTGCGGTAGTAAGTAACGGTACAGCGGTGCTTGGACTTGGAAATATTGGTCCTGAAGCCTCACTTCCTGTTATGGAAGGTAAAGCAGTTCTATTTAAATCTTTCGCAGGCGTAGATGCGTTCCCTATTTGCCTGCGCTCAACAGATGTCGATACGATTGTTGAGACAGTGAAATTAATGGAGCCGACTTTTGGCGGAGTGAACTTAGAAGATATCGCGGCACCGAGCTGCTTTGAAATTGAAGAACGTCTTAAAAAAGAAGCAAATATCCCTGTGTTCCATGACGACCAACATGGGACAGCGATCGTAACGCTTGCTGGTTTAATTAATGCGTTAAAGATTACAGGCAAGAAAATGTCTGAGATTAAAGTTGTTGCAAATGGCGCTGGTTCAGCTGGGATTGCCATCATTAAATTGATGCAGCGTATGGGTGTCCGCGACATTATTATGTGTGACTCTAAAGGTGCTATTTTTGATGGACGCTCTCACGGAATGAACGATGTGAAAGCTGAAGTAGCTAAATTTACTAATCGTGACCGTCTTGAAGGCAGTCTTTCGGATGTAATTAAAGGAGCAGATGTATTTATTGGTGTATCTGTTGCTGGTGCTTTAACTGAAGAAATGATTCAAACAATGAATGCAGACCCTGTTATTTTTGCAATGGCTAACCCAGTTCCAGAAATTATGCCTGAAAATGCTAAAGCTGCAGGTGCAAAAGTCATTGGAACAGGACGTTCAGACTTCCCGAACCAAGTAAACAACGTTTTAGCATTCCCAGGTATTTTCCGCGGAGCGCTGGATGTTCGTGCTACACATATTAACGAAGAAATGAAAGTAGCAGCGGTATATGCTATTGCTGATTTAGTAGCAGAAGCAGACCTGTCATCAGATTATGTGATTCCAGCTCCATTTGACCCGCGTGTAGCTCCAGCTGTAGCTGCAGCAGTGGCGAAAACGGCGATGGAAACAGGCGTAGCGCGTTTAAAAGTTGACCCTGAACAAGTTGCTGAAAAAACTCGTCAGCTTGCTGTAATTGGTCAAGACTAA
- the dnaE gene encoding DNA polymerase III subunit alpha yields MNLLHTNVYSEYSLLSSTNRIKELVSKAKETGFTALALTDKGNMFAAVPFYKACLETGIKPVIGLEIPIKDNEHSGSLRLLAKNTTGYKSLLKISTLLQTEDNLRAGLAPDDLRSRINDCIIIIPYDSPMHQLIKAGDVEAAKEWCVRWITRSKKEDWYIDLAGHPDRESHHWEAVSQFASRFNLKLCGSNPVRFTSKEHYEAYAAVRAIREGKTIHLEDEGHAERSFYLKSKEELKQSFSLVPAALSGLGEIVEQCNITIDLDQRYLPAYPFTKSEPAKEVLKKACLEGANKRFNHTITDEVRRRLEKELAVIDQMGFNDYFLIVADFMQHARKRNMMTGPGRGSAAGSLTAYVLYITDVNPLKYDLLFERFLNPERISLPDIDIDFPDHRRDEVIQYVQEKYGSDHVAQIATFGTLAARAAIRDTGKALSCDSFLIEKVAKLIPSTPGITIKKAMEQERGLQQIRNDSEDANKLLTIAESIEGLMRHVSTHAAGVVISPVPLTELVALQKGQGPVRLTQATMGIVEEIGLVKFDFLGLRNLTLLERVLSIIEQESGRRVDIHSIPWDDVKAYELLAKGDTTGVFQLESQGMRRVLRSLMPTEFEDIVAVNALYRPGPMDYIQVYINGKHKKAPINDIHEELTPILGKTYGVIVYQEQIMQIAVKMAGFSLAHADLLRRAISKKNKADLEKSREDFLKGAKEKGYNEDIANKVFQLIERFANYGFNRSHAVAYSMISYQLAYLKAHFPTAFYTALLSSVWNTPEKLTELLQETKKRKIDIMPPSISKSGLLFTLEDHGHTVRFGLLPVSHVGVQAAKHIIDTAREEPYKDLFDYCVRVNQRIVNRRATENLIKAGAMDEWGEDRATLLYNLDQAYSFAEKVLSFQDEMAGLFTLDIETPQYEHVDSLSLQEKLSFEQEALGVYVSGHPIEQVSDVLAKYQRVPIADMIQDPKGQERKRLRIAGMVSSLKKITTKKGDPMAFLEAADESGHCEVVVFPDVWKQYGTMIREDELLFMEGSFDHTRDKPQFLLKRSVLVQSIVASAPKEKVLYLKLKDQSLLPDVKKLLIGDEGATKVITYLEKERQTIQMQPVYEVGPSEECMNHLMELLGREQVVLK; encoded by the coding sequence GTGAACTTGCTTCATACAAATGTTTATAGTGAATACAGTTTGCTTTCCTCGACGAATCGTATTAAGGAGCTGGTGAGTAAAGCAAAAGAGACAGGTTTCACTGCGCTTGCATTAACAGACAAAGGGAATATGTTTGCGGCCGTCCCTTTTTATAAAGCCTGCTTGGAAACGGGGATCAAGCCTGTAATAGGTTTAGAGATACCTATTAAAGACAATGAGCACAGCGGTTCATTAAGACTGCTAGCTAAAAATACCACAGGATATAAGAGCTTATTAAAGATTTCGACCCTTCTTCAAACAGAGGACAACCTACGTGCTGGATTAGCACCCGATGACTTACGTTCGCGTATTAATGATTGCATCATCATTATTCCTTATGACAGTCCGATGCATCAATTGATCAAGGCAGGAGATGTAGAAGCAGCAAAAGAATGGTGTGTGCGCTGGATCACACGTTCCAAAAAAGAGGATTGGTATATCGACCTTGCTGGACATCCTGATAGAGAAAGTCACCATTGGGAAGCGGTTTCTCAATTTGCATCGCGCTTTAACTTGAAACTATGCGGGTCTAACCCTGTTCGATTTACAAGTAAGGAGCATTATGAAGCGTATGCGGCAGTTAGAGCGATACGTGAGGGGAAAACGATTCACCTTGAGGACGAGGGACACGCTGAAAGGTCATTTTATTTAAAGAGTAAAGAAGAGTTAAAGCAATCATTTTCGTTGGTTCCTGCTGCTTTAAGCGGGTTAGGAGAAATCGTTGAACAATGCAACATTACGATCGATTTAGACCAGCGTTATTTACCTGCCTATCCTTTTACAAAGAGTGAGCCTGCAAAAGAAGTGCTGAAAAAAGCATGCTTGGAGGGTGCTAACAAGAGGTTCAACCACACCATCACAGATGAGGTAAGAAGAAGGCTTGAAAAAGAATTAGCAGTCATTGACCAAATGGGATTCAATGATTACTTTTTAATCGTTGCAGATTTTATGCAACATGCAAGAAAACGAAACATGATGACAGGCCCGGGGCGAGGTTCTGCTGCAGGGTCTTTGACAGCTTATGTGTTATATATAACAGATGTAAATCCGCTGAAATACGATCTCTTATTTGAACGATTTCTTAATCCTGAACGAATTTCACTCCCAGATATTGATATTGATTTCCCAGATCATAGAAGAGATGAGGTTATTCAATATGTACAGGAGAAATACGGCTCAGATCATGTGGCGCAAATTGCTACGTTTGGTACGCTGGCAGCCAGGGCTGCGATAAGAGATACAGGAAAGGCACTCTCTTGTGACTCTTTTTTAATTGAAAAGGTTGCGAAACTCATCCCTTCAACACCTGGAATTACAATTAAAAAAGCAATGGAACAAGAGAGAGGGTTACAACAAATAAGAAATGATTCAGAGGATGCAAACAAACTCCTCACGATTGCAGAATCAATCGAAGGTCTGATGAGACATGTGTCTACTCACGCAGCAGGTGTCGTTATAAGTCCTGTTCCATTAACAGAGCTTGTCGCTTTGCAAAAAGGGCAAGGACCCGTTCGGTTGACGCAAGCAACGATGGGTATTGTAGAGGAAATTGGATTAGTGAAATTTGATTTTCTCGGATTACGTAATTTAACTTTGCTGGAGCGAGTTCTTTCTATTATAGAACAGGAATCAGGAAGAAGAGTGGATATTCATTCCATTCCTTGGGATGATGTGAAAGCCTATGAACTTTTAGCGAAGGGTGATACAACAGGAGTATTTCAGCTAGAGTCTCAGGGGATGAGAAGAGTCCTGCGCTCTCTTATGCCGACAGAATTTGAAGATATCGTGGCAGTGAATGCTCTCTACCGGCCGGGTCCGATGGATTATATTCAAGTGTATATTAACGGAAAACATAAGAAAGCCCCCATTAATGATATACATGAGGAATTAACTCCAATCCTTGGAAAAACATACGGCGTCATTGTTTATCAAGAACAAATTATGCAAATTGCTGTTAAAATGGCTGGCTTTTCACTAGCCCATGCTGACTTATTGAGACGAGCAATTAGTAAAAAAAACAAAGCCGATTTAGAAAAAAGCCGTGAAGATTTTCTAAAAGGTGCCAAAGAAAAAGGATATAACGAAGACATAGCGAATAAAGTATTTCAACTCATCGAACGATTTGCGAATTATGGGTTTAATAGAAGTCATGCTGTTGCATACAGTATGATCAGTTATCAACTTGCCTATTTGAAAGCCCATTTTCCGACTGCCTTTTATACAGCTTTACTATCGAGTGTATGGAATACCCCAGAAAAGCTGACGGAATTACTTCAAGAGACTAAAAAGAGGAAGATTGACATCATGCCTCCAAGTATCTCGAAAAGTGGTTTGTTGTTTACTCTTGAAGATCATGGCCACACTGTTCGTTTTGGCCTTCTGCCGGTTAGTCATGTAGGGGTGCAGGCGGCAAAGCATATCATTGATACAGCCAGAGAGGAGCCATATAAAGATTTATTTGATTACTGTGTGAGAGTTAATCAGCGCATCGTTAATCGGCGCGCTACTGAAAATTTAATCAAAGCTGGGGCCATGGATGAATGGGGGGAAGATCGTGCGACCCTCTTATATAACCTTGATCAAGCGTATTCTTTTGCTGAGAAAGTACTATCTTTCCAAGATGAAATGGCTGGCTTGTTTACGTTAGATATTGAAACCCCTCAGTATGAACACGTTGACTCTTTATCTCTGCAAGAAAAGCTTTCTTTTGAACAAGAAGCTCTTGGTGTCTATGTATCGGGGCATCCGATAGAGCAAGTAAGCGATGTGTTAGCTAAATATCAACGTGTGCCAATCGCAGATATGATTCAAGACCCAAAAGGTCAAGAGCGTAAACGATTGAGAATTGCAGGCATGGTGTCTAGCTTGAAAAAAATCACGACAAAAAAAGGAGATCCAATGGCCTTTTTGGAGGCTGCAGACGAATCTGGCCATTGTGAAGTGGTTGTTTTCCCAGATGTGTGGAAACAATACGGAACGATGATAAGAGAAGATGAGCTTCTTTTCATGGAAGGGTCATTTGATCATACACGTGACAAGCCTCAATTCCTCCTAAAAAGGAGTGTACTTGTTCAATCGATTGTCGCTTCAGCTCCTAAAGAAAAGGTGTTATACCTTAAATTAAAAGATCAATCGCTGCTGCCGGATGTAAAGAAACTGCTGATAGGTGATGAAGGGGCTACAAAAGTCATTACCTATTTGGAGAAGGAGAGACAAACAATACAGATGCAGCCTGTTTATGAGGTGGGGCCTAGCGAAGAGTGCATGAATCATTTAATGGAACTGCTTGGCAGGGAGCAAGTTGTGTTGAAATGA
- a CDS encoding YtrH family sporulation protein, producing the protein MDRDLLANLIIDYFVAFGVIVGGAIIGGIGAFLIGKPPLSVMYNLAGSLKIWAIVAAIGGTFDVITNIERGLFNGTHDDIYRTLFLIFAALCGAQTGTKLIQWIVGGEQLPL; encoded by the coding sequence ATGGATCGTGACCTTCTCGCAAATTTAATTATTGATTATTTTGTCGCATTTGGTGTCATTGTCGGCGGTGCAATTATAGGTGGAATTGGAGCATTCCTAATTGGCAAGCCGCCTCTGTCGGTTATGTACAATTTAGCTGGCAGCTTAAAGATTTGGGCGATTGTCGCTGCAATTGGGGGAACCTTTGATGTCATTACAAATATTGAGCGCGGCCTGTTTAACGGGACACACGATGATATATATCGAACATTATTTCTTATCTTCGCTGCTCTATGCGGCGCACAAACCGGCACAAAATTAATTCAATGGATTGTTGGTGGTGAGCAATTGCCGTTATGA